The Ectothiorhodospiraceae bacterium 2226 region GCAATGGGGTGTCCCGTGAAGCGCGGCAGCATGTGCTCGCCGAGCCCCATGATGAGCAGGGTCAGAAAGCCGAGATTGAACAGATGCAGCGGGGCCGGGCGCGCCGGGCCGTCGGGGAGCAGCGTGCCGCTGAGGGGCAGCGCGAGCCCGGCCACCAGCAGATAGCCGACCGCCGCCAACACCGCCGCGCGACTCGAGGCCGACAGGCCCAGGCCCACGTGGCGCGGCCCGCGGTTGGCGCGCGCCGGGGCCTCGGCCACCAACTCGGTGGCCGCCGGCAGGTCGAGCACGCCGATGTGGCGCAGGGCGCCGTCGACCACCACCGCGGGGATGGAGCGCACCCGCAGCCGCGAGGCCAACGCGCGGCCCTCGGGCTGCGCCATGTCGACCACCGCGAACTGGATGTCCTTGGCCTCGGCCACCTGGCGCCAGATGCGCTCGGCCTGATGGCAGGAGGCGCACCATTCGGAAACCAGCAGTTCCACTTTCATCGCCGCTTCGCTCCTATTGCGCGCAGCGCATGCAGTGGATGTCGTACTGCTCGATCCAGCGCTTGAGGGCCTCGATGGCCTCGGGGCCGGTGTGCAGCTTGTCCAGCGCGCGTTCGGGGTCGTCGGGCCGCATCACCACCACCCAGGCGTCGGTGTAGGGGGCCACGTTGACCAAGCCCGGGTCCTGCTCGACCGCCGGATTGACGCGCTCGATGGTGCCGTCGAAGGGGGCCGGAATGCCGCCGGCCCATTTGCCCGACTCCAGCCGCGCCACCGGCTTGCCCGCGGCGCGGTGGGTACCGGCCGCGCGCGGGCGAAAATACTGCACGCGCCCCGCCATGGTCTGCGCGGGATCGGTGATGCCGATGGCGTAGGTGCCGTCGCCCTCGGGGCGCACCCACACGTAGTCGAGGTCGAAGAACAGGTCGTCGGGCAGTTCGCAGCCGCGGTACTCCTGCGCGCTCATGTCAGGCCCCCTTCGGTCCGTAATGACGTACCGTGAGCGCGATGTTGGCCGCGAACAAGCCCATCGCGCCCCACACCAGCACGCCGCCCACGATCACCGTGGGGTTGTGCCACAGCATCCAGCCCGCGACCATGAGCCACAAGCCGAGGTTGGCCGCGTAGAGTTGGATGTTGGCCAGCCGCTCGGAGTAGAGCGGCCGCCCCGAGAAACGCGGCAGCACGTGCAGGCCCACGCCGTAGATCATCATCATGATGAAACCGAGCAGCATCACGTGCCCGTGGATGCGCGGCACGTTGCCCGGTATGAGCAGCGGGTCGGCCACCCAGGTCAGTCCCAACAGGCCGCCGAGCAGGCTGTAGACGAGGGCCGCTAAAATGAACATTCGATTTCGAGGATGCATGGGTCTTCGTCCGGCGAGCTTGACCGGCAGTGTGCACCAAGCCGGCGTCGCTTGTCTTGACCGACATCAACGGCCGCGCATCCGAGGCGCGACGTTGGCCTGGAGGCCCCGATGAAATTGTCACGCACCCCCGCCCCCGGCTTCGCCGACCCCGTGGGTATGCTGCGCGCCTGCCACGAGCGCATGCGCGCGCGCTTGGCGACCCTGGAGCGCTTGCCCGCGCACCTCGTGCGTCATGGCGTGGATCGCGCCGCGCAGGAGGCGGCGCAGGCGGTGGTGGCCTATTTCGAACGGGCGGCCCCGCGCCACCACGCCGACGAAGAGGACGATCTGTTCCCCGCCTTGCGCGCCTGCGCCGGGCGTCCCGGATGGTTGCCCTCGCTGGCGGGGCAATTGGAGGCACTGGCCGCCGAGCACGAAGTCTTGGAGCAAGGGTGGGAGACGCTGCGCCTGGACTTACACGCCTTGGCCGCGGGCTGTGCCGCGGCGCTGGAGGCGCCGACCGTGACCGCGTGGCTCGCGGCCTACCGCCGGCACATGGAGCGCGAGGAGACCGAGATCCTGCCGCGCGTCGCCGCGCTGCTGAGCGCGTCGGAACTGGCGCGCATCGGGGCGGCGATGGAGGCGCGGCGCCTGCCGGAGCCGGCGCAACCCGCACTGCCGCCGGGCGTAGCGGCTCGTCATGTCACCGCGCCTTACACCGAGACCGATCTGCCCCAGGCCCTGCGGTTGGGTCATGTCACGGAGGCCGGTGTTTGGGTATGCATCACGGTGGAGCAGGGGCGGGTGCGGTACCGACTGCGTAGCGGGACACGGCCCGAATGGATGCTGGCGGCGGGCGACGCGGGCCCCGTGCCCCCCGGCCACCCCTATGTGGTCGAACCGTTGGGGCGGGCGCGCTTTCGCCTGACGTTCTACTGCGCCGCGAACGGCGGCTGCGACGCGGCGCTGAACCGCGCACTGACCACCCTCGCGCCCTCGGAGGCATGAAAAGGGGGCGGACGCCGCGGCGTCCGCCCCCAGCCGTAGTTACTGTGCGAAGGGTCCGCCGCCGACACCCGGTTCGCCGGGTTGGCGGGCCGGTTCGGCCGGCGGTTCCTCGACGGCTGCGAATTCGCCCGCTTCTTGTTCCAGACCCAGGGCGCGCAGCGTCTGTTCGTCAATCTGCGCGTCCGCCTGCAGGCCCTCGGCTTCCTTGAAGCGCTGCAGCGCCTGTTCGGTGCGCGGCCCCTTGATGCCGTCCACCGGTCCGGCCTCGTGCCCCCGCTCGTTGAGCGCCTGCTGCACAGCACGAATCATCTCGCGATCCTGCGCCTGCTCGGTCACCGCGGTCCGCTCGCGCGCCGTTTCGGTCTGTTGCTGCGCCGGCCCGGCCTGTTGTTGCGGTTGCTGTTGCGCGCCGGGGCCGGCCTCAAAAGGTGTCCCGCGCACGCCGGGCCCCTGGCCCTGTCGCTCCGCGAGCGCCGTGCCGAACCCCAGGGATCCGGCTGCGAGTAGGACGACCAGCCATGCTTTGTTGTTGCGTTTCATCGGTCCACCTCCTTGTGGTTCTCAACCCGTGAAACGTCGCCGTGCCGTCGGCGGCGCCCGCCGTGACAGGCGCTCCGATCGCCGTGGCGTGCTTAACTGCTTCTTCTCACAGCGTAGCAGGGGGCGTAAACGGCGCAACTGTATTCAATAGGATCGACCAATCTTTCTGATCAATATAATTCATTTAAACTAATAAACGCCGCGGCGTAGGCTCAAACCGAGAGCAACGTGAGGAGGTGAGAGCCATGGCCAAGACACTTAGTTTTACCGCTATGCACATGAGCATCGCGTTCGGCGTCGCCTACGCGCTGACGGGGGACGTGTGGGTGGGGGGCGCCGTGGCGCTGGTGGAACCGCTGGTCAACGCCGTGGGCTACCATGTGCACGAGAAGCTTTGGAGCCGCCGCGGGAGGCGCGCCCGCGCACACGCGCACCCGCCTGTGGCGGCCTGAATCGGCACCGCGCCGGGGAGGGCGTATGAGCCTCACGAACTACCAGGCCATGGACC contains the following coding sequences:
- a CDS encoding thioredoxin family protein, which translates into the protein MKVELLVSEWCASCHQAERIWRQVAEAKDIQFAVVDMAQPEGRALASRLRVRSIPAVVVDGALRHIGVLDLPAATELVAEAPARANRGPRHVGLGLSASSRAAVLAAVGYLLVAGLALPLSGTLLPDGPARPAPLHLFNLGFLTLLIMGLGEHMLPRFTGHPIAGGLLWAWMPQGLIHLGMLTMVFGWLVSVHGAVFLGGALALSGLALFLLRVWPLLVRPSPGTQAADPAP
- a CDS encoding DUF2061 domain-containing protein, giving the protein MAKTLSFTAMHMSIAFGVAYALTGDVWVGGAVALVEPLVNAVGYHVHEKLWSRRGRRARAHAHPPVAA
- a CDS encoding peptidoglycan-binding protein, yielding MKRNNKAWLVVLLAAGSLGFGTALAERQGQGPGVRGTPFEAGPGAQQQPQQQAGPAQQQTETARERTAVTEQAQDREMIRAVQQALNERGHEAGPVDGIKGPRTEQALQRFKEAEGLQADAQIDEQTLRALGLEQEAGEFAAVEEPPAEPARQPGEPGVGGGPFAQ
- a CDS encoding glycine cleavage system protein H; this encodes MSAQEYRGCELPDDLFFDLDYVWVRPEGDGTYAIGITDPAQTMAGRVQYFRPRAAGTHRAAGKPVARLESGKWAGGIPAPFDGTIERVNPAVEQDPGLVNVAPYTDAWVVVMRPDDPERALDKLHTGPEAIEALKRWIEQYDIHCMRCAQ
- a CDS encoding hemerythrin domain-containing protein → MKLSRTPAPGFADPVGMLRACHERMRARLATLERLPAHLVRHGVDRAAQEAAQAVVAYFERAAPRHHADEEDDLFPALRACAGRPGWLPSLAGQLEALAAEHEVLEQGWETLRLDLHALAAGCAAALEAPTVTAWLAAYRRHMEREETEILPRVAALLSASELARIGAAMEARRLPEPAQPALPPGVAARHVTAPYTETDLPQALRLGHVTEAGVWVCITVEQGRVRYRLRSGTRPEWMLAAGDAGPVPPGHPYVVEPLGRARFRLTFYCAANGGCDAALNRALTTLAPSEA